A portion of the Equus quagga isolate Etosha38 chromosome 17, UCLA_HA_Equagga_1.0, whole genome shotgun sequence genome contains these proteins:
- the ACP2 gene encoding lysosomal acid phosphatase, whose translation MAGRPFGWSRAGLLQLLLGVNLMVMPPTQARSLRFVTLLYRHGDRSPVKTYPKDPYQEDKWPQGFGQLTKDGMLQHWELGQALRQRYDGFLNTSYHRQEVYVRSTDFDRTLMSAEANLAGLFPPEGMQRFNPNISWQPIPVHTVPVAEDRLLKFPLGPCPRYEQLQNETRQTPEYQNESIRNAQFLDMVANETGLTDMTLETVWNVYDTLFCEQTHGLVLPPWASPQTMQRLRRLKDFSFRFLFGIHEQAEKARLQGGVLLAQIRKNLTLMATASQLPKLLVYSAHDTTLVALQMALDVYNGEQAPYASCHIFELYQEDNGNFSVEMYFRNESNKAPWPLSLPGCPQRCPLQDFLHLTEPVVPKDWQQECKLASGPADTEVIVALAVCGSILFLLIVLLLTVLFRMQAQPPGYRHVADGEDHA comes from the exons ATGGCGGGTAGACCGTTTGGCTGGAGCCGGGCgggtctcctccagctccttctcGGCGTGAACCTGATGGTGATGCCACCCACCCAGGCCCGGAGTCTGCGCTTCGTTACCTTG CTGTACCGACATGGAGACCGCTCGCCAGTGAAGACATATCCCAAAGACCCCTATCAGGAAGACAAATGGCCCCAGGGATTTGGTCAGCTAACCAAG GACGGGATGCTACAGCACTGGGAGCTGGGCCAGGCTCTACGGCAGCGCTACGATGGCTTTCTCAACACCTCTTACCACCGGCAAGAG GTTTACGTGCGAAGCACAGACTTTGACCGCACTCTCATGAGTGCTGAGGCCAATCTGGCTGGACTCTTCCCTCCCGAAGGGATGCAGCGCTTCAACCCAAACATCTCTTGGCAGCCCATCCCCGTCCACACAGTGCCCGTTGCCGAGGACAGG CTGCTGAAGTTCCCGTTGGGCCCATGTCCCCGTTATGAGCAGCTGCAGAACGAGACCCGGCAGACGCCAGAGTATCAGAATGAGAGTATTCGGAATGCA CAATTTCTCGATATGGTGGCCAACGAGACAGGGCTTACAGACATGACCCTGGAGACCGTCTGGAATGTCTATGACACGCTCTTCTGTGAG CAAACACACGGGCTGGTCCTGCCGCCCTGGGCCTCACCCCAAACCATGCAGCGTCTGAGGCGGCTAAAGGACTTCAGCTTCCGCTTCCTCTTCGGGATCCACGAGCAGGCAGAGAAGGCCCGGCTTCAGGGGG GAGTCCTGCTGGCTCAGATACGGAAGAACCTGACCCTCATGGCAACCGCCTCCCAGCTCCCTAAGCTGCTGGTTTACTCCGCG CACGACACCACCCTCGTTGCTCTgcaaatggcactggatgtctacAATGGTGAACAAGCCCCCTACGCCTCCTGCCACATATTTGAACTGTACCAGGAAGACAATGG GAATTTCTCAGTGGAGATGTACTTTCGGAATGAGAGTAACAAGGCCCCCTGGCCGCTGAGCCTGCCTGGCTGCCCTCAGCGCTGCCCGCTGCAGGACTTTCTTCACCTCACAGAGCCTGTCGTGCCCAAGGACTGGCAGCAGGAGTGCAAGCTGGCAAGCGGGCCTGCAGACACAG AGGTGATCGTGGCCTTGGCTGTCTGTGGCTccatcctcttccttctcataGTGCTCCTCCTCACCGTCCTCTTCCGGATGCAGGCCCAGCCTCCTGGCTACCGCCACGTTGCAGATGGGGAGGATCACGCCTGA
- the NR1H3 gene encoding oxysterols receptor LXR-alpha isoform X1, whose amino-acid sequence MSLWLEAPVPDVSRDSAVELWEPDAQDASGQALGGSNCILREEASTPQSSGGTSGVGLEAAEPTALLPGVEAPPESTEPRPQKRKKGPAPKMLGNELCSVCGDKASGFHYNVLSCEGCKGFFRRSVIKGARYICHSGGHCPMDTYMRRKCQECRLRKCRQAGMREECVLSEEQIRLKKLKRQEEEQSQATSVPPRVPSDPQVLPQLSPEQLGMIEKLVAAQQQCNRRSFSDQLRVTPWPMAPDPQSREARQQRFAHFTELAIVSVQEIVDFAKQLPGFLQLSREDQIALLKTSAIEVMLLETSRRYNPGSESITFLKDFSYNREDFAKAGLQVEFINPIFEFSRAMNELQLNDAEFALLIAISIFSADRPNVQDQLQVERLQHTYVEALHAYVSIHHPHDRLMFPRMLMKLVSLRTLSSVHSEQVFALRLQDKKLPPLLSEIWDVHE is encoded by the exons ATGTCCTTGTGGCTGGAGGCCCCTGTGCCTGATGTTTCTCGTG ACTCTGCAGTGGAGCTGTGGGAACCAGATGCCCAAGATGCAAGTGGCCAGGCGCTGGGAGGCAGCAACTGCATCCTCAGGGAGGAAGCCAGCACGCCCCAGTCTTCTGGGGGCACTTCGGGGGTGGGGTTGGAGGCAGCAGAGCCCACAGCCCTGCTCCCGGGGGTGGAGGCCCCTCCAGAGTCCACAG AGCCACGTCCACAAAAGCggaaaaaggggccggcccccaaaatgcTGGGGAACGAGCTGTGCAGTGTGTGTGGGGACAAGGCCTCCGGCTTCCACTACAACGTGCTGAGCTGTGAGGGCTGCAAGGGGTTCTTCCGCCGCAGTGTCATCAAAGGGGCACGCTACATCTGCCACAGCGGGGGCCACTGCCCCATGGACACCTACATGCGTCGCAAATGCCAGGAGTGTCGCCTTCGCAAATGCCGCCAGGCCGGCATGCGGGAGGAGT GTGTCCTGTCAGAAGAACAGATCCGCCTGAAGAAGCTGAAGCGGCAAGAGGAGGAACAGTCTCAGGCCACATCTGTGCCCCCAAGGGTGCCCTCGGATCCCCAAGTCCTACCCCAGCTCAGCCCAGAGCAACTGGGCATGATTGAGAAGCTGGTGGCTGCCCAGCAACAGTGTAACAGACGTTCCTTTTCTGACCAGCTTCGAGTCACG CCCTGGCCCATGGCACCAGATCCCCAGAGCCGGGAGGCCCGGCAGCAGCGCTTTGCCCACTTCACCGAGCTGGCCATCGTCTCCGTGCAGGAGATCGTCGATTTCGCCAAGCAGCTGCCCGGCTTCCTGCAGCTCAGCCGGGAGGACCAGATCGCCCTGCTGAAGACCTCTGCGATCGAG GTCATGCTTCTGGAGACATCTCGGAGGTACAACCCTGGGAGTGAGAGTATCACCTTCCTCAAGGATTTCAGTTACAACCGGGAAGACTTCGCTAAAGCAG ggctgcaggtGGAGTTCATCAACCCCATCTTTGAGTTCTCCAGAGCCATGAATGAGCTGCAACTCAATGATGCTGAGTTTGCTCTGCTCATTGCCATCAGCATCTTCTCTGCAG ACCGGCCCAACGTGCAGGACCAGCTCCAGGTAGAGAGGCTGCAACACACATATGTGGAGGCCCTGCATGCTTACGTCTCCATCCACCACCCCCAT gacCGACTGATGTTCCCACGGATGCTGATGAAACTGGTGAGCCTCCGGACACTGAGCAGCGTCCACTCAGAGCAAGTGTTCGCACTGCGCCTGCAGGACAAAAAGCTTCCGCCGCTGCTCTCTGAGATCTGGGATGTGCACGAatga
- the NR1H3 gene encoding oxysterols receptor LXR-alpha isoform X3 — MSLWLEAPVPDVSRDSAVELWEPDAQDASGQALGGSNCILREEASTPQSSGGTSGVGLEAAEPTALLPGVEAPPESTEPRPQKRKKGPAPKMLGNELCSVCGDKASGFHYNVLSCEGCKGFFRRSVIKGARYICHSGGHCPMDTYMRRKCQECRLRKCRQAGMREECVLSEEQIRLKKLKRQEEEQSQATSVPPRVPSDPQVLPQLSPEQLGMIEKLVAAQQQCNRRSFSDQLRVTPWPMAPDPQSREARQQRFAHFTELAIVSVQEIVDFAKQLPGFLQLSREDQIALLKTSAIEVMLLETSRRYNPGSESITFLKDFSYNREDFAKAGLQVEFINPIFEFSRAMNELQLNDAEFALLIAISIFSAGPTDVPTDADETGEPPDTEQRPLRASVRTAPAGQKASAAAL, encoded by the exons ATGTCCTTGTGGCTGGAGGCCCCTGTGCCTGATGTTTCTCGTG ACTCTGCAGTGGAGCTGTGGGAACCAGATGCCCAAGATGCAAGTGGCCAGGCGCTGGGAGGCAGCAACTGCATCCTCAGGGAGGAAGCCAGCACGCCCCAGTCTTCTGGGGGCACTTCGGGGGTGGGGTTGGAGGCAGCAGAGCCCACAGCCCTGCTCCCGGGGGTGGAGGCCCCTCCAGAGTCCACAG AGCCACGTCCACAAAAGCggaaaaaggggccggcccccaaaatgcTGGGGAACGAGCTGTGCAGTGTGTGTGGGGACAAGGCCTCCGGCTTCCACTACAACGTGCTGAGCTGTGAGGGCTGCAAGGGGTTCTTCCGCCGCAGTGTCATCAAAGGGGCACGCTACATCTGCCACAGCGGGGGCCACTGCCCCATGGACACCTACATGCGTCGCAAATGCCAGGAGTGTCGCCTTCGCAAATGCCGCCAGGCCGGCATGCGGGAGGAGT GTGTCCTGTCAGAAGAACAGATCCGCCTGAAGAAGCTGAAGCGGCAAGAGGAGGAACAGTCTCAGGCCACATCTGTGCCCCCAAGGGTGCCCTCGGATCCCCAAGTCCTACCCCAGCTCAGCCCAGAGCAACTGGGCATGATTGAGAAGCTGGTGGCTGCCCAGCAACAGTGTAACAGACGTTCCTTTTCTGACCAGCTTCGAGTCACG CCCTGGCCCATGGCACCAGATCCCCAGAGCCGGGAGGCCCGGCAGCAGCGCTTTGCCCACTTCACCGAGCTGGCCATCGTCTCCGTGCAGGAGATCGTCGATTTCGCCAAGCAGCTGCCCGGCTTCCTGCAGCTCAGCCGGGAGGACCAGATCGCCCTGCTGAAGACCTCTGCGATCGAG GTCATGCTTCTGGAGACATCTCGGAGGTACAACCCTGGGAGTGAGAGTATCACCTTCCTCAAGGATTTCAGTTACAACCGGGAAGACTTCGCTAAAGCAG ggctgcaggtGGAGTTCATCAACCCCATCTTTGAGTTCTCCAGAGCCATGAATGAGCTGCAACTCAATGATGCTGAGTTTGCTCTGCTCATTGCCATCAGCATCTTCTCTGCAG gacCGACTGATGTTCCCACGGATGCTGATGAAACTGGTGAGCCTCCGGACACTGAGCAGCGTCCACTCAGAGCAAGTGTTCGCACTGCGCCTGCAGGACAAAAAGCTTCCGCCGCTGCTCTCTGA
- the NR1H3 gene encoding oxysterols receptor LXR-alpha isoform X2 has protein sequence MSLWLEAPVPDVSRDSAVELWEPDAQDASGQALGGSNCILREEASTPQSSGGTSGVGLEAAEPTALLPGVEAPPESTEPRPQKRKKGPAPKMLGNELCSVCGDKASGFHYNVLSCEGCKGFFRRSVIKGARYICHSGGHCPMDTYMRRKCQECRLRKCRQAGMREECVLSEEQIRLKKLKRQEEEQSQATSVPPRVPSDPQVLPQLSPEQLGMIEKLVAAQQQCNRRSFSDQLRVTEIVDFAKQLPGFLQLSREDQIALLKTSAIEVMLLETSRRYNPGSESITFLKDFSYNREDFAKAGLQVEFINPIFEFSRAMNELQLNDAEFALLIAISIFSADRPNVQDQLQVERLQHTYVEALHAYVSIHHPHDRLMFPRMLMKLVSLRTLSSVHSEQVFALRLQDKKLPPLLSEIWDVHE, from the exons ATGTCCTTGTGGCTGGAGGCCCCTGTGCCTGATGTTTCTCGTG ACTCTGCAGTGGAGCTGTGGGAACCAGATGCCCAAGATGCAAGTGGCCAGGCGCTGGGAGGCAGCAACTGCATCCTCAGGGAGGAAGCCAGCACGCCCCAGTCTTCTGGGGGCACTTCGGGGGTGGGGTTGGAGGCAGCAGAGCCCACAGCCCTGCTCCCGGGGGTGGAGGCCCCTCCAGAGTCCACAG AGCCACGTCCACAAAAGCggaaaaaggggccggcccccaaaatgcTGGGGAACGAGCTGTGCAGTGTGTGTGGGGACAAGGCCTCCGGCTTCCACTACAACGTGCTGAGCTGTGAGGGCTGCAAGGGGTTCTTCCGCCGCAGTGTCATCAAAGGGGCACGCTACATCTGCCACAGCGGGGGCCACTGCCCCATGGACACCTACATGCGTCGCAAATGCCAGGAGTGTCGCCTTCGCAAATGCCGCCAGGCCGGCATGCGGGAGGAGT GTGTCCTGTCAGAAGAACAGATCCGCCTGAAGAAGCTGAAGCGGCAAGAGGAGGAACAGTCTCAGGCCACATCTGTGCCCCCAAGGGTGCCCTCGGATCCCCAAGTCCTACCCCAGCTCAGCCCAGAGCAACTGGGCATGATTGAGAAGCTGGTGGCTGCCCAGCAACAGTGTAACAGACGTTCCTTTTCTGACCAGCTTCGAGTCACG GAGATCGTCGATTTCGCCAAGCAGCTGCCCGGCTTCCTGCAGCTCAGCCGGGAGGACCAGATCGCCCTGCTGAAGACCTCTGCGATCGAG GTCATGCTTCTGGAGACATCTCGGAGGTACAACCCTGGGAGTGAGAGTATCACCTTCCTCAAGGATTTCAGTTACAACCGGGAAGACTTCGCTAAAGCAG ggctgcaggtGGAGTTCATCAACCCCATCTTTGAGTTCTCCAGAGCCATGAATGAGCTGCAACTCAATGATGCTGAGTTTGCTCTGCTCATTGCCATCAGCATCTTCTCTGCAG ACCGGCCCAACGTGCAGGACCAGCTCCAGGTAGAGAGGCTGCAACACACATATGTGGAGGCCCTGCATGCTTACGTCTCCATCCACCACCCCCAT gacCGACTGATGTTCCCACGGATGCTGATGAAACTGGTGAGCCTCCGGACACTGAGCAGCGTCCACTCAGAGCAAGTGTTCGCACTGCGCCTGCAGGACAAAAAGCTTCCGCCGCTGCTCTCTGAGATCTGGGATGTGCACGAatga
- the NR1H3 gene encoding oxysterols receptor LXR-alpha isoform X4 codes for MSLWLEAPVPDVSREPRPQKRKKGPAPKMLGNELCSVCGDKASGFHYNVLSCEGCKGFFRRSVIKGARYICHSGGHCPMDTYMRRKCQECRLRKCRQAGMREECVLSEEQIRLKKLKRQEEEQSQATSVPPRVPSDPQVLPQLSPEQLGMIEKLVAAQQQCNRRSFSDQLRVTPWPMAPDPQSREARQQRFAHFTELAIVSVQEIVDFAKQLPGFLQLSREDQIALLKTSAIEVMLLETSRRYNPGSESITFLKDFSYNREDFAKAGLQVEFINPIFEFSRAMNELQLNDAEFALLIAISIFSADRPNVQDQLQVERLQHTYVEALHAYVSIHHPHDRLMFPRMLMKLVSLRTLSSVHSEQVFALRLQDKKLPPLLSEIWDVHE; via the exons ATGTCCTTGTGGCTGGAGGCCCCTGTGCCTGATGTTTCTCGTG AGCCACGTCCACAAAAGCggaaaaaggggccggcccccaaaatgcTGGGGAACGAGCTGTGCAGTGTGTGTGGGGACAAGGCCTCCGGCTTCCACTACAACGTGCTGAGCTGTGAGGGCTGCAAGGGGTTCTTCCGCCGCAGTGTCATCAAAGGGGCACGCTACATCTGCCACAGCGGGGGCCACTGCCCCATGGACACCTACATGCGTCGCAAATGCCAGGAGTGTCGCCTTCGCAAATGCCGCCAGGCCGGCATGCGGGAGGAGT GTGTCCTGTCAGAAGAACAGATCCGCCTGAAGAAGCTGAAGCGGCAAGAGGAGGAACAGTCTCAGGCCACATCTGTGCCCCCAAGGGTGCCCTCGGATCCCCAAGTCCTACCCCAGCTCAGCCCAGAGCAACTGGGCATGATTGAGAAGCTGGTGGCTGCCCAGCAACAGTGTAACAGACGTTCCTTTTCTGACCAGCTTCGAGTCACG CCCTGGCCCATGGCACCAGATCCCCAGAGCCGGGAGGCCCGGCAGCAGCGCTTTGCCCACTTCACCGAGCTGGCCATCGTCTCCGTGCAGGAGATCGTCGATTTCGCCAAGCAGCTGCCCGGCTTCCTGCAGCTCAGCCGGGAGGACCAGATCGCCCTGCTGAAGACCTCTGCGATCGAG GTCATGCTTCTGGAGACATCTCGGAGGTACAACCCTGGGAGTGAGAGTATCACCTTCCTCAAGGATTTCAGTTACAACCGGGAAGACTTCGCTAAAGCAG ggctgcaggtGGAGTTCATCAACCCCATCTTTGAGTTCTCCAGAGCCATGAATGAGCTGCAACTCAATGATGCTGAGTTTGCTCTGCTCATTGCCATCAGCATCTTCTCTGCAG ACCGGCCCAACGTGCAGGACCAGCTCCAGGTAGAGAGGCTGCAACACACATATGTGGAGGCCCTGCATGCTTACGTCTCCATCCACCACCCCCAT gacCGACTGATGTTCCCACGGATGCTGATGAAACTGGTGAGCCTCCGGACACTGAGCAGCGTCCACTCAGAGCAAGTGTTCGCACTGCGCCTGCAGGACAAAAAGCTTCCGCCGCTGCTCTCTGAGATCTGGGATGTGCACGAatga